The nucleotide sequence GAACACTGAGCCATAACGGCCCATTGACAAAATCTGTAGACAgacaaaatgaagaaaataaattcGATTGAAACCCAATTCATCATTCTATTTGCGAAAACATGCATCACACTGACAATATTGTTACACCCAAGTTCACTTGTTTATACAAACATGTCTTAAGATTACATAAATAGGGGGCTAGAAACTACTGATTACCGGTAATAGGTGGCGTTTAAAAGGTCAAGTACGGTAGCACAAACTTGTCAGCATGGAATTCATGACAAGACGGGAATCGAGGACCTTGTTTGTACATATAGACATCAAAACATGCAGGCATCTGCATCTTTGTGTAAACACACGGAACATGGATCACGATGTCAGATTTTCATCTGTTTAATAGGTGCATGCATGACGTGTATGCTAACTATTGATACTGTACCCACTACCCTAgtataattgttatttacaCGAGCGCGAAACTCGAGTTGTATGATTTTAATCAAGTGAATGGAGCCACTGTTTTTATTGGTATCAAATTGACAAGGAaagcgttcaataactagcgtgagTTTACGCGAATATCGTTGTTATTTATCTGTACGCTTCTTATTGCACGATAATCTAGAGCTCTGCCTCTTGATCTTCGATGAGATATGACATTTAAGAGGTCGTATAACACGTAATTTAACGATGACATAAGACAAAACATAGATAAACATTGATGACGGTTtcagaaaatttatttaagtaaaaatgaattgtctgcTAATAGTATGGAAACGTACAACAAATTATGCCGTTCCATTGCattatttcatagttttttttttggcataCATTTAAAGACCACATAGCGCTTCCATAGTTGTTATATTTGAAGCAAGCGCACGAAGATTTTATAACTTTCTACGAAAACAAAGAACAAAGAAACCAATATGGCACACATTGATTATAAGTGTTCAATGAGAACGATATcttcatgaaaacaaaaacaacaaaaacatcgcataatttaaaaataacaacgtCAAAATACATTGTCAAAGATAAATATCTAAACAATTGAACTAGTTTGATGATTATGACTCCCAAAGACTGATGTGTGGATGTATGAAAAGCCTTTCTTTCACTTACTTGCCATAACTATTGGAAccataaatgaagaaaaaacccTTCGACATTGTTCCATCATAACAAATGTGTcgcatgaatatttttttagacaCCTGATTGGATTGTTTTAATTACTGTCTAATCCTATAATAGGATATCAGGCGGATTAAAAGGTTCTCGtcgtatattttttttcgtgaCACTTGCCCAAGGTCTTAAGCAAGGATAGCATACCCCTCAAGTACATGCTTAATAGTATTTTGGAACTGTTTCAGGAACACGCGAGGTAGCGTTTGTCCACGCTATATCGGCCGCAGGTGTAGCTCACGCAGTCACACGGGCATGTAGCAAAGGTGATCTCCAGACTTGTGGCTGTGACCGGACAGTTAGCGGCCGTAGTTCAGACGGGTTTGAATGGTCGGGTTGCTCAGACAACATTGGCTTTGGGACAGCATTTTCACAGAAGTTTGTAGACGCCAGGGAGAGGAGGcggaaaaacaaaaacattaaacgtGTGCTGATGAATTTACATAACAATGAAGCGGGTAGAAAGGTGGGTGTTTTGATGTATGCTCTGATAATTATTCCGACAAAAGTAACTTGTGCAAGTACATGCTTTTGGCCTCCAACGGAAAATTGTATGAGACAGATGCAGGAATCATGAGAAATGTGTCTAAAGAGGATCCATTCGCTTGGTCTTTTCAATAGCAATGAAAAGCGGCATGCCATTTGGGTAACTATGTTTCAATTACTGTGGCTAGTCACTCGGTGTAATAGAACATGCGACCCCCTATGCTCAGGTAAAACAGAATACAAAAGTACCACTTTGCAGTGGTTCGCACTAAACTTAAGAGCTATCCAGCAAATTGAATTGTTGTGCAACCGATGCAGAGCACCCCTTTGTTACCACTTTATGTATTTGAGATCAGGCGACACCACAATGACTGAAATTGGGCATTTTACGGCAATTTAACGACATACGCTAAGACAGTGAATAATTGAATGTCGGATAAAAACGACAACTATAACCGGAATTAAACCATTTCATCTTCGGCAGATGAATGGAATTAATACTTCTCCGTGGTTAAATGCCTCTTTCTCGACTTAGCAGACAGAAATAAATACTTATGAAATCGCAATAAAACGGTTTTCCATTCACTCTGAATGCATTTCTATAGCTGGACCCGGGTCACTACAGGACTTTACGACAATAGAACAATACGCACATAAATGTAACAGTATTCGCATAAGACGTGCTGCGGATGATTTTATGGTTGTATTGTTCGTTAAGTATTGTGGAACCGATGCAAATTGGCCATAACAAAAGACATAAAAATGCCACTACTTATAAGCATCCCGCTTCACACTGGATTTAAATAACTTAGCCCAAGATGTTAAATGCCAATAACAGGGGCGGGTCAAGGATTTAACGTTAGATAGGGCGAGAGTTGGAGGCGAAGCCCCTCCCCCaaaaccgaaatttatttggtttaaaatggtTGGGGCTGTTGGGGGTACTCGCTcaagaaaatattaacaatttctagtccgaaatagtACATCTTAGTCGtatattgttactttttttccgcctagatattgaaataaacagttAACTTGGACGATCTTTGGGGAAGGGGCGGGTACGCCTTCTCCTCCTGCATCCGCTAGTGAATAAGTCGTGGAAAGTTGCATGATCGACAAGGGTACCGAATGGCATTTGAGTATAACAACCATTTTCCCCGGGcgtggctggaccgaaagtcaaagtccccggtATTCCCCggacatgggggggggggggcgtggttacaattgactgatgcattactATGATTCTTGCTGAAACAAAATTGTTGCTTGACGAActatttttaaagtattatttcaTATAGCCTCAAGTATGGTATCTTGACAGAAACGATTAAATTGGTGATTTCTAAAGGGTGAATAACCAATTCCAAATAGTACAAAAACTATCGCAAAAATAGATAACACCAGGATACTGTTTGACTGTTAcgttaattataatatttaaaatttatatatattttttcaatgtattaatgtattaaaCGTTGATGGAATCAATGTTAATGGTCCGATAAGAAAACATAAATCTTTCTCGGATGCTTTAACTTTCATATGAAATTATTTAGAAAGGTTAGTTTGAATAGTATACTAAATTAAGAGGGAGCCCGTTTAACAGTTAATACAATTTTCACAGTGGGTATCATATAATATTGAATGACCTTGTTAAATACGTTAACCAGTTTGATTTTGGGCCACATTCAACACTTAATGAGTGTCAAAATGTTGATCATTTACCTTTGAAAACGTTATTAGATGTTAAACTTTAAATCGTGAGAACTGTGTAACCATAGTTTCCCTATATAACTCTATAGGCACTTTCGCTACACTGGATTTCCCCAAAGTTGGCAAtggatgcactcttactcccaaataagattgaccACAATTTACACAATTGTTCCattataccaaaaaggatgaagaaatgtcgaaaaaatggttctaatgaaggataccgagttaaatttgaaaggaatgtgcagaaaacacgatatatCCCCCATGtgaaacgatagtagatcacagtaaatcttttagcactcaccaatcatttaatatttttgcgttttcagctattaaatacacggttacgatcttgttatcaatagttaatattttccataactgCATTATTTAGCAAGCAGTAAAAGGTTAataacttatatttgttatacatgtgtatgtattgactttgaataagTCAATTTAAGAAGGCGTTTTTATTACAATCCTCCAGGCCATCTTCACGTGTCTATATCAATCTATTACATTCCTGTGCGGAAACAACTCATAAGAGTTTCAAGTTCTGGGGAATGCTCTTGTAGTTCTTTACAAAGTGGCATGAACGAATGAAACTCCATCGCCAGACGGGTCTTGATTTGATTAAAGTATGATCGTAAATGTGAATTAATTCTGTTGCGAATTACAAAATAGTAATTATCGTATGGCTTACGGAAAGTTGTAAacctttcgttttattggattCTGCTCGGTAAAAATTCCTCGTCGAAAATGAAAGACGCGTGTCAgacgtttttttaaaaactattttgccAATTTTAGGCAGtagatttttgtttgttttatcaacTTCGGTACAAACACGTTAAATGTTGCTCTTGAGTCTCTGTATGGGATAAGTATTACAGTTAGTATTAGCATTGcaaaaaaacttatatatttctctctttttatgtttattttttttatttctgaaagaCCCGCTTTTGAAAACGATTTGTGGTTTAAAAATTGGAACCATTgcacataaatattattatatctgTTTTACAAAAGATGCCTACAATCTGGCCTGAATTCCTCGAAAGCACTTAAGCGTAATAAGCCAAAATTCTACCTTAATCataattttactaaataaaaaaaatatatatcgtgattatcataaagattattTCCTATTTAGTCGAAACACTTTAAAGAATTTGtgtattaaacaaattataccCAAACAAAACAATGCGCTTAGCTACATTCATTTATAAGGGACTTTAGGTGTTCCAGAAATACAGGCCTGTTCTTAGCacaaataattaagattcttCCGAACCAAAATCAGAATTAATGTCTTTCGGTGTCAGTCGCAAAGTAAACAAGGCTGAAATACATCAAATAGAGGAACAAAATTCTTCCGAAAATATAGGTTTGACAAAAGTTGAAACAATCAGTGTTCATAGTTGTTAAAGGTTCTGCGCGTGCAAAGCTTAAATACTTAATTCGTATCTATATGACACTAAGAATAATCTAAATAATGAACCATTTAAAAAGCAATTTGTCTGCTGTATAGCGCAGCAACtgaaaattgtacaaataaGCGAAACTATGGCTTTAAAATAGAAATGTCAGATGACACTGGATCCCAAGATAATATAGTAGAGTTTAAAAGAATGTCTTGGGCTGGGTTGAGGAAACGgttatcaataacaaaatattcaagTCGTATATATGAATTCCATTCATGAGTTTacgtattattaaaaaatgtataaatatttactgttcTACTTGAGCATTAAGCAATTAAACTTATAACCCAGACttttctatgatatttttattaagaaaatggtcgtataacattttaattttacttttccatcatttgaaatttattttaaatagatgCAAGGAAAATAGATGCAGGGAAATGAGTGCAATGAAAATAGGTGCAAGGAAAATGGGTACAAGGGAAATATATGCAATGAAAATAGGTGCAAGGAAAATGGGTACAAGGGAAATATATGCAATGAAAATAGGTGCAAGGAAAATGGGTACAAGGGAAATATATGCAGGGGAAATAGGTGCAGGGGAAAATAGGTGCAGGGAAAATAGGTGCAAGAAAAATAGAAGCTGGGATAATAGGTGCATGGGAAATGGGTGTAAGGAAAATAGGTGCGGGGAAAAGAGGTGCAGGGAAAATAGATGTACTACCTCAACATTTAACACCATCACACGTCAAAACCCCCTAAATGAAATCTCCagtttatattgtttgaatgaaaacatttattagtGCTCATCCCTGTCCTTGAGTAAACTATAGATTAAAAAACTActtattttcaaactaaaaacctaaacaataaaaagatgaCTTTGTACTTGACATTTGTGTTCTCTTTTTCAGGGGGTGGAAGAAAGCATGCAAGTGGTCTGCAAATGTCACGGTGTTTCCGGATCATGCGAACTTAAAACATGTTGGCGGTCTATGGCGACGTTTCGCGAAATCGGTGCCATATTGAAGGAACGTTTTGATGGCGCAACGGAAGTTAATCTAGAAAACAGAAAGAACAGGGCGGTATTAGTTCCTGTAAACAATCAATTCAAACCTCCCACAAGTTCTGATATTGTGTATCTAATTGCTTCCCCTGATTTTTGTGAGTCTGACCCCAAAACGGGGTCACTTGGCACAAGTGGGCgtgtttgcaataaaacttcTAAAGCAATTGATGGTTGTGACTTGTTGTGTTGTGGCAGAGGGTATGAAACTAGAACGATAACCATTGTAGAGCGGTGTCAGTGTAAATTTCATTGGTGTTGTTATGTTATTTGCGAAAAATGCTCGAAAACAATTGATGAACATGTCTGCAAATGAACATTTAAGGAAATGAAGAAACagtgacaataaataaaagtgGCCAAATTACTGATTCGTGGAGAAGTAGAGTAAAGAAATCCTGTGCTGGTGTTAGTCTCAATATTACAATGTGTGATGGTGATATTTGGAAATGTGTGCAAAACATGATGCAGATACACTTGAAGGAGTACACAGCGGCCTGACGAAAGGGTTTTACAAAGGTGTTGATCTACGCGCTTTTTTGTGAACACTTCGTATTTGGGGATTTCCTGAACGATTTATTAATGGAGGGAATCGTTACCATGGATACATATAGGCAATTGTGAAAGTATCGCATAGACTATATAATATCATTCCTATGAagctatatatgtttatttcgttATGTTTTGCCTTTGAGATCGATATTTTATAGGATGTTATATAACATATCTGctgaaataattgtaaaatgaatgtatattagtgatttttaattagttttttttcataattgtgtTAGTTATTTATCTTAATAGTTTCTCGATTACTACGCaaagtatgtttatatttatcgagatttcatttcagtatttcaaaatcaaaatgcttCAACTCAATCAATTAAAAGGGATATCCAGCACGCATGCATATACACACTTTGAAGGATACACATGACTTTAAAAGTTTTAGGAAATATAACATGTTGGTAATgtgtattttactttaaaaacacacGTATGCTAAATCTAACATCATTATGTAGTTTGATATTCTATTTCATGAAAGCTAATAACACTGTTAAATTTAGATTCAATTcagatgtaaacaatgatttcattaatattttcatgtCCTGTTAtggtataaataaattaataaaatttgtaCTTTGTTCGACAATACAGTATTCGATGTCgacaaaatgtatatgtagAATCATTACTATATTTAAATTACGAACTACTGTTTCTTCATTGATCATAACGTAGCTATAATGATTGCTGGCCTTCATAATATTTGGTGTCGTTACATAATGCTAGTAACACACACGTTCGCGTGCCGTAGGTAAACTCTTACAAAATCATTGTTGTTGCAATTTATTGTGAATTGTAGAACTCATGAATTtcttttagattttaataatgataattgaCCGCAAACATTTACAAGTTTTTCGGTTTATTACTTCTAGAACAACGATAGTTATATTCTATTCATAAATAGCTAATTATCtacaatgaatatttattagtttttagttttatatttcgaggtgaaattaatattttctgaaTTCTGATTGGTTGTTACATCCCGCAACAGATTGGCGGAAAAAGCATTTGGTTTCATTTGATGAATGTGTGTGtagcggatccgtggtctagtggtaacacacttgactgtcaatccaggggtcgcggGCTCGATTTCCCGCcgcatcattaaaataatactaatcgtcttccgggacgGATACGTGTGACAGTGATATTCATTGGTGCACATTTatgaaccagggtagctctacccagggttacattctgtcagTGCACTATCctaaaaacctaaaatgactaacaatctttaCGGAGCACTCACCGAATGGACAAGGCCTTAGTGCAAGTATTAATGAGCTTACTCACCACCTTCGATCATTGTTTGCCATGCCTCAAGGTTCATATATAATAACTTACTTTGAGGATAGTTCGAGATAACTGGTAGATACATACTCATGGCAACTAAACGCCAGCACAACCACTCGCTATTGCAACgaaaatgagctgtcgacacttcagTGGTGCAGCTGTACTTTGTGTTTACTTCAATACGTACACGTGAggatgatttatattttatttgataattttatgaAACGGACATAGAATGTGGTACcatgtaaaaacacttttactgCAGGTTGGCTacgatttcgtttcaatattgtgcgaaCTGTTGTGCCAGGAGCTTTACTCCCGAATCGGACGTGAGCATATTTTGAAATCTGCTAGCGTTTCAAGTACACTGCGTTTATTACACACACCGTAAGAACATTCTGGTGAATgcaaatataactgttttgtatAGTAGTTACTCTGAAACAGgacaaaactaataagcacttcttaaaaagaaaatatgcgCTGGTGCTCTTGTGATGGTGCTGTTCAGTTGTGGTAACACTGTCGGTTTTACGTCCGAAGTAACGTAAAGATTTTGACTTGTAACACGTATCTTAATTTGTGAGAATAGTGTTAATTGGAGCTGTATGTCTTAGTGAAAGTCATGCACCGATAAATGCACCATGCACTGGGGTACCGTACAGTTTACCTATCGAGATGAAAAATACAGGAgcaagtaaaaaacaacatcaaaaatcattgtttcaatgctttaataaaacagttatcCAACTCCCGACACACTTGTACAAACAGAATGATACACTGGCTTATAATTTTACAGCTTTGGAACAGCTAATGAAGAAGGGATGAGATGGTTCTAACCGGTAAATTACTAGTTAAACGTCATGTTCCAGAGTCAACGCAGTCCATGCATCAGAGTGTGGGACTTAtgctttcaataaaataaactacAGAGCAGATTGGAAGATCGCTACTCGGATGGTGAAATACGTCAACTCTCACAGCAGTTATTGAATGAATGTGACTTTCCATCTGGAAATAAACACTTTTACTTGCCCGATTGAAGCGgataacaaattcaaatttataCCTCATGGACCATTTAACACAACGAAAGAAATTTAGTcaaatcaagaaataaaaaatggggACAAGATTTCATTTCGAATCTAATTAGTTCTATTGATTTGCCACCagatttaaatttcttttgaatgCAAATCGGCCATAAAGTGTCGACTTTTGAGGGACGGATGAATCCATTATGTCTAAACGGCAGTGATGATTCGGTTCATATACGGCATGCCGAAATATTTCGATAAGTAGCAAATTCCTGAGATATTAACGAAAACcacatttattcataaaattacTTTTAGTTCTTCGTAAAACGGATGAATTAATCCAAATGATGCCACAAACTCTGGTGATATTAATCAAGAAAAGATGCTATGCCCTATTTAATGGAGCAGACAGTCATAAATATCAATCCCCTCTCAGGCCTCGTGCCAGACTCCAGGTGCAAACATTGGCTTCCGTGTGCAGCAGTTtcttattattactattaaagATGCAGTTCAAATGTAAACTGATTTATGAAAGAAAACGCGCGCGTATATGATGatatgaagtaaaatcttaatgtttAAGAATTGGTGGTGTGAGTATATCGGGCGAGTCCTTCTTAATCAATAAGGTTTTACTTTAGGTCATTTATCTGACTTCGGaaacaacctcattggctgacgaATTGTCAACGCAaactgacgcagggagtgtgtatcggatgagtggcagtaggcggatcTTTAAAAACCCCCGCGAAAGTTaacattcttaatgattaagcctagtacttaattttaaagggactgtacacaagattggcaccaaaaaacgtttttttctgtaacaaatctcaggacacttgtaataaaatgttttactctttgatatcataattgtaaaaaaacataccaaaatgtaagaaaatatcGACCCGGAGACTGGCttggaaccggtgtc is from Mya arenaria isolate MELC-2E11 chromosome 9, ASM2691426v1 and encodes:
- the LOC128203094 gene encoding protein Wnt-4-like; protein product: MRCVRSRIGLTCSRLFWVLLFSTCLLGTHAIKWLALAKMTSAATIEVPEMCQSLVGLVKRQEKICRRNVEVMESVRYGAHMAIDECQFQFRNRRWNCSTVDPVKLFGNFLKLGTREVAFVHAISAAGVAHAVTRACSKGDLQTCGCDRTVSGRSSDGFEWSGCSDNIGFGTAFSQKFVDARERRRKNKNIKRVLMNLHNNEAGRKGVEESMQVVCKCHGVSGSCELKTCWRSMATFREIGAILKERFDGATEVNLENRKNRAVLVPVNNQFKPPTSSDIVYLIASPDFCESDPKTGSLGTSGRVCNKTSKAIDGCDLLCCGRGYETRTITIVERCQCKFHWCCYVICEKCSKTIDEHVCK